The window CGCGTTTTCTGAAATCGAAATAGATGTGATTATGACGGTGGCCACCAAGGGTATCCCAATCGCTTACGCTACAGCTGCCCATTTAAATGTGCCAGTGGTCATTGTCAGAAGCGACAGTAAAGTAACAGAGGGACCCACTGTAAGCATCAACTATGTTTCCGGTTCGACAAAACGGATACAAACCATGGTGTTGTCAAAACGAAGTTTAAAAGAGGGATCAAGAGTGTTGATCGTGGATGACTTTATGAAGGCCGGCGGAACGATCAACGGAATGAAAAGCATGCTGGCTGAATTTAATGCCGAAGTGGCAGGCATCGCCGTTTTGGTTGAGTCCGAGCATGCAGAGGAACGATTGGTGGAAGATTATATTTCACTTGTAAAATTGCGGGATGTTGATGTAAAAAAGAAGGAAATAAAGGTAGATGAAGGGAATTATTTTACTAAAAATATTCATTTTATTTAAGGAGAGAAAAGAAGGATGAAACAAGTTGCTACGAAGAATGCCCCTGCTGCTATCGGCCCTTATTCCCAAGGAATCATTGTCAATAACCTCTTTTTCAGCTCAGGTCAGATTCCGTTGACGCCTGAGGGAGTATTGGTGGAAGGAAGCATTGAAGAACAGACAAGGCAAGTGTTCCGCAATCTGCAAGCTGTATTGCAAGAGGCGGGAGCGTCGCTGGAAACCGTTGTAAAAGCAACGGTATTTTTAAAGGATATGAATGATTTTTCCGTTGTAAACGACATTTATGCGGAGTTTTTCGGGGACCATAAACCGGCTCGATCTTGTGTGGAAGTGGCTCGGCTGCCAAAAGACGCAAAAATTGAAATAGAAGTGGTTGCACTCGTGAAATCATGATGGATAAAAAACTGTCAACATCGTCGGCAGTTTTTTTTCATTGGACTCCTTACACATAATGATTCAGCTTCTTTGATGGTTGGAAATAGAGATGGGTTCATCCATCATCCTCATTTTTTTTACCGGCTGTTTTACAAAATTATTTTGGAGACGTTAAGAAAAAAGGAGTGACTACTAAAAATTTTTAAAAAATTTTCCTATTAAAAGAAGGAAAATTAGAAATACTGTTGAATATATTTATTAGATTTTCACAAAGGAAGGGTGGTGAACAGAGTGGAAGTAACAGATGTTAGACTCCGCCGTGTCAACACAGACGGTCGTATGAGAGCAATCGCTTCCATCACTCTGGACAACGAATTTGTTATTCATGATATTCGAGTAATTGATGGCAATAATGGCTTATTTGTCGCCATGCCGAGCAAACGGACACCGGATGGTGAGTTCCGTGATATTGCTCATCCAATTAACTCCAATACTCGCGGTAAAATTCAAGACGCAGTATTGAGCGAATATCATCGGTTGGGAGAATTAGAAGAAATAGAATTAGAAGAAGCCGGAGCTTCCTAATCACATATGAAACAGCATGAGCCTACTTCATAAGTAAGGCTCTTTTTTTGCGCTTCTACCCCCCATCATTTACCATCCTTTTCTTTCCCACGCTGAAAGCATGAGTTTCCCAAGCAACCTTGAAAAGATTGTGTATTTAGGATATCATTCAATATGGATAAAAAGGTTATTGGGGGACCCTGTATGACAAATATATATGCCATTGTTTTGGCTGCCGGCCAAGGCACAAGAATGAAGTCTAAGCTTTATAAAGTATTGCATCCTGTATGCGGCAAACCAATGGTAGAGCATGTAATCGATCAAGTTTCGACTTTGAATACAGATAAGATTGTTACTATTGTAGGCCACGGCGCGGAAGCAGTAAAAGCGCAGTTGGATGGAAAAACGGAGTTTGCAGTACAGGAAGAACAATTAGGTACAGCTCATGCCGTTATGCAAGCGGAAGGGCTTTTAGGTGATAAAGAAGGAATCACATTAGTGATTTGCGGTGATACGCCGCTTATTCAGGCTGATACA of the Bacillus smithii genome contains:
- the spoVG gene encoding septation regulator SpoVG → MEVTDVRLRRVNTDGRMRAIASITLDNEFVIHDIRVIDGNNGLFVAMPSKRTPDGEFRDIAHPINSNTRGKIQDAVLSEYHRLGELEEIELEEAGAS
- the purR gene encoding pur operon repressor, which produces MKFRRSERLIDMTYYLLEHPRELVSLTFFSERYGSAKSSISEDLGILKETLEQRGMGTLQTIPGAAGGVKFFSKVKEEDARAFIKELCQQLEKPERLLPGGYLFMTDLIGNPQIIHKIGKLLGSAFSEIEIDVIMTVATKGIPIAYATAAHLNVPVVIVRSDSKVTEGPTVSINYVSGSTKRIQTMVLSKRSLKEGSRVLIVDDFMKAGGTINGMKSMLAEFNAEVAGIAVLVESEHAEERLVEDYISLVKLRDVDVKKKEIKVDEGNYFTKNIHFI
- a CDS encoding RidA family protein is translated as MKQVATKNAPAAIGPYSQGIIVNNLFFSSGQIPLTPEGVLVEGSIEEQTRQVFRNLQAVLQEAGASLETVVKATVFLKDMNDFSVVNDIYAEFFGDHKPARSCVEVARLPKDAKIEIEVVALVKS